A window of the Streptomyces sp. NBC_00250 genome harbors these coding sequences:
- a CDS encoding glycosyltransferase family 4 protein, with product MHKTLIVTNDFPPRPGGIQAFLHNMALRLDPEQIVVYASTWKRSREGAEATAAFDAEQPFTVVRDRTTMLLPTPRVTARATALLREHGCESVWFGAAAPLGLMAPALRRAGARRLVATTHGHEAGWAQLPASRQLLRRIGEGTDTITYLGEYTRSRIAAALTPAAADRMTQLPPGVDEKTFHPDSGGAEVRARLGLSDRPVVVCVSRLVPRKGQDTLIRAMPQILRHVPDAVLLIVGGGPYEKDLHRLAAETGVAGSVRFTGAVPWSELPAHYGAGDVFAMPCRTRRGGLDVEGLGIVYLEASATGLPVVAGDSGGAPDAVLDGETGWVVRGESAEDTADRVTTLLLDPELRARMGERGRAWVEEKWRWDLLAERLRELL from the coding sequence ATGCACAAGACCCTGATCGTAACCAACGACTTCCCGCCGCGTCCCGGCGGAATCCAGGCCTTCCTGCACAACATGGCCCTCCGCCTGGATCCCGAACAGATCGTGGTCTACGCCTCCACCTGGAAGCGCAGCCGCGAAGGGGCCGAGGCGACGGCCGCGTTCGACGCCGAACAGCCTTTCACGGTCGTCCGGGATCGCACCACCATGCTGTTGCCCACACCTCGGGTCACCGCCCGTGCCACCGCGCTCCTGCGCGAGCACGGCTGCGAGTCCGTGTGGTTCGGCGCGGCCGCGCCGCTCGGCCTGATGGCCCCCGCGCTGCGCAGGGCCGGCGCGCGGCGACTCGTCGCCACCACGCACGGCCACGAGGCGGGCTGGGCCCAGCTGCCCGCCTCCCGGCAGCTGCTGCGGCGGATCGGCGAGGGCACGGACACGATCACCTACCTCGGCGAGTACACCCGCTCCCGGATCGCCGCGGCCCTCACGCCGGCCGCCGCGGACCGGATGACGCAGCTCCCGCCGGGTGTCGACGAGAAGACCTTCCACCCCGACTCGGGCGGCGCGGAGGTCCGCGCCCGCCTCGGGCTCAGCGACCGCCCCGTGGTCGTCTGTGTCTCCCGGCTCGTCCCGCGCAAGGGCCAGGACACCCTGATCCGGGCCATGCCGCAGATCCTGCGCCATGTGCCGGACGCGGTCCTCCTGATCGTCGGCGGCGGCCCGTACGAGAAGGACCTGCACCGTCTCGCCGCCGAGACCGGGGTGGCCGGATCCGTACGCTTCACCGGCGCCGTCCCCTGGTCGGAGCTGCCCGCCCACTACGGAGCCGGTGACGTCTTCGCCATGCCCTGCCGCACCCGGCGCGGCGGCCTCGACGTCGAGGGCCTCGGCATCGTCTACCTGGAGGCTTCCGCGACCGGCCTTCCCGTCGTCGCGGGCGACTCGGGCGGAGCCCCCGACGCGGTCCTCGACGGCGAGACCGGCTGGGTCGTCCGCGGCGAGTCCGCCGAGGACACCGCCGACCGCGTCACCACCCTCCTCCTCGACCCGGAACTCCGCGCCCGCATGGGCGAGCGGGGCCGGGCCTGGGTCGAGGAGAAGTGGCGCTGGGACCTCCTCGCGGAGCGGCTCAGGGAGCTGCTGTAG
- a CDS encoding glycosyltransferase 87 family protein: protein MTGAVGKWSRTGLRLPVGLWALTRVILLLCVFKVVVIPGPDITFDIENIYQGWYEVLRTGTYPLDDVTWQYPPAAAFAILAPGLLPFLGYSAAFFVLAFLCDALVFGLLLHTGRRAGRSPRGAWIWIAGVALLGPTVYARYDVMVTAVAVAAILAAGRSPRVLGALAGFGAVLKVWPVLLLAGTPKGRATFRSWPVAVGAAAAVLLFCVLWMPGALAFLSFQRDRGTEVESLGAMVFHVARHFGWSGEAQMNYGSIEFLGPYVSTVSTAAMVLTFAAFGWLLLWRFKARRFTSSTVADAGFVAVLLFTTTSRVLSPQYMLWLVGLAAVCLAYRSSRMERPAHLIVWAAAVTQFEFPVWFSHVTRSDPLGIAVLFTRNGLLIAATLIACRILWQQTVTEPRLTGSAVVPAQATQPEREKALSGSR, encoded by the coding sequence ATGACGGGCGCAGTGGGGAAGTGGTCACGCACGGGTCTGCGACTGCCGGTCGGCCTCTGGGCCCTGACCCGGGTCATCCTGCTGCTGTGCGTCTTCAAGGTCGTGGTGATCCCCGGACCGGACATCACGTTCGACATCGAGAACATCTACCAGGGCTGGTACGAGGTCCTGCGGACGGGCACGTATCCGCTGGACGACGTGACCTGGCAGTACCCGCCGGCCGCCGCGTTCGCGATCCTCGCCCCGGGGCTGCTGCCCTTCCTCGGCTACTCGGCCGCCTTCTTCGTCCTCGCCTTCCTCTGTGACGCGCTCGTCTTCGGGCTGCTCCTGCACACGGGCCGCCGGGCCGGCCGCTCGCCGCGCGGTGCCTGGATCTGGATCGCGGGCGTCGCCCTGCTCGGCCCGACCGTGTACGCCCGGTACGACGTGATGGTGACCGCCGTCGCGGTGGCGGCGATACTCGCGGCCGGCCGGAGCCCGCGCGTCCTGGGCGCTCTCGCGGGCTTCGGTGCGGTCCTGAAGGTGTGGCCGGTGCTGCTGCTCGCGGGCACCCCGAAGGGCAGGGCGACCTTCCGCTCCTGGCCCGTGGCGGTGGGCGCGGCGGCCGCGGTGCTGCTGTTCTGCGTGCTGTGGATGCCGGGCGCGCTCGCCTTCCTCTCCTTCCAGCGCGACCGGGGCACCGAGGTCGAGTCGCTGGGCGCGATGGTCTTCCACGTGGCCCGGCACTTCGGCTGGAGCGGCGAGGCGCAGATGAACTACGGCTCGATCGAGTTCCTCGGCCCGTACGTCTCCACCGTCTCGACGGCCGCGATGGTCCTCACCTTCGCCGCCTTCGGCTGGCTGCTGCTCTGGCGGTTCAAGGCACGCCGCTTCACCTCGTCGACGGTCGCCGACGCGGGCTTCGTGGCGGTGCTGCTCTTCACCACGACGAGCCGGGTGCTGTCCCCGCAGTACATGCTGTGGCTGGTCGGTCTGGCGGCGGTGTGTCTCGCGTACCGGTCGAGCCGGATGGAGCGGCCGGCGCATCTGATCGTGTGGGCGGCGGCGGTGACGCAGTTCGAGTTCCCGGTGTGGTTCTCCCACGTGACCAGGAGCGATCCGCTGGGCATCGCGGTGCTGTTCACCCGGAACGGTCTGCTGATCGCGGCCACGCTCATCGCCTGCCGGATCCTGTGGCAGCAGACGGTGACGGAGCCCCGTCTCACCGGGTCCGCGGTCGTGCCCGCGCAGGCGACTCAGCCGGAGCGCGAGAAGGCGCTGTCCGGCTCGCGCTGA
- a CDS encoding MATE family efflux transporter has protein sequence MSAHRRTLVRLARPVYLELLAGVAAGVINMVWVARLGGGAVAAVAIATNVENLLLGVVLVAGSGTTVLVARARGADDPGAVRAAVRGAAALGALLIPPVALGGYLLRDPLAALLLGGPDHPAHALAVAYFAVSLPGTAVFFATNVLDGILKGAGDTRTPMRLAFLANGLILVLDPLLIHAYGVQGAALATVTGRAVALAVGLLALRRNPLLRAARAARRAERTAAALRRTAVTGLPMGVDFAVRMAGALALVSVVARLGVTEIAAYGIATKAMYVATMAFYAVRQAAAIHSAHLLGAGRDERRAVGRQALLLGGVLGAGSAGVLLLGAGPVMRAFGAEPAVADAGALFLRCLGPYLLLMAGYIALAGVFEGTGASPYLARITVAGVLVQLPLAYGLSGLGLPGICLAMALAMAAQCAALGLLHRRTVGAPQREPDSAFSRSG, from the coding sequence ATGTCCGCGCACCGCCGCACGCTCGTCCGGCTCGCCCGCCCGGTCTATCTCGAACTCCTGGCCGGAGTCGCCGCCGGCGTCATCAACATGGTCTGGGTCGCCCGGCTCGGCGGGGGCGCCGTCGCCGCCGTCGCGATCGCCACCAACGTCGAGAACCTGCTCCTCGGCGTCGTCCTCGTGGCCGGTTCCGGCACCACCGTGCTCGTCGCCCGCGCCCGCGGCGCCGACGACCCGGGCGCCGTCCGCGCCGCCGTCCGGGGCGCCGCCGCCCTCGGCGCCCTGCTGATACCACCCGTGGCCCTCGGCGGGTACCTGCTGCGCGACCCGCTCGCCGCCCTGCTGCTCGGCGGCCCGGACCACCCCGCCCACGCCCTGGCCGTCGCCTACTTCGCGGTCTCGCTCCCCGGCACGGCCGTCTTCTTCGCCACGAACGTCCTCGACGGCATCCTCAAGGGCGCGGGCGACACCCGCACCCCCATGCGGCTCGCCTTCCTCGCCAACGGACTGATCCTCGTCCTCGACCCGCTGCTCATCCACGCGTACGGGGTGCAGGGCGCCGCCCTCGCCACCGTCACCGGCCGGGCCGTCGCCCTCGCCGTCGGACTGCTCGCCCTGCGCCGCAACCCCCTGCTCAGGGCCGCCCGTGCCGCCCGCCGGGCCGAGCGGACCGCCGCCGCCCTGCGCCGGACCGCGGTCACCGGACTGCCGATGGGCGTCGACTTCGCCGTCCGGATGGCGGGGGCCCTCGCCCTCGTCTCCGTCGTGGCCCGGCTCGGTGTCACCGAGATCGCCGCCTACGGCATCGCCACCAAGGCCATGTACGTGGCGACCATGGCCTTCTACGCCGTCCGGCAGGCCGCCGCCATCCACAGCGCCCATCTCCTCGGAGCGGGCCGCGACGAACGCCGGGCCGTCGGACGACAGGCCCTGCTGCTCGGCGGGGTGCTCGGCGCCGGCTCCGCGGGAGTGCTGCTCCTGGGCGCGGGACCCGTCATGCGGGCCTTCGGCGCCGAGCCCGCCGTGGCGGATGCGGGCGCGCTCTTCCTGCGCTGCCTCGGCCCCTATCTGCTGCTCATGGCCGGATACATCGCGCTCGCCGGGGTCTTCGAGGGCACCGGGGCGAGCCCGTACCTCGCCCGGATCACCGTCGCGGGCGTCCTGGTCCAGCTGCCGCTCGCGTACGGCCTCTCAGGTCTCGGACTGCCCGGGATCTGCCTGGCCATGGCCCTCGCCATGGCGGCCCAGTGCGCGGCACTGGGACTGCTGCACCGCCGTACCGTCGGCGCCCCTCAGCGCGAGCCGGACAGCGCCTTCTCGCGCTCCGGCTGA